tCATCCAGGGATCCCTCAGTCCCCTGGggtccagtcccagcctctggcagtcagaggcttagggacacccagagaatggggttgcatccctgactgtcttggctcatagctattgatggacctgtcctccgtgaacttacctcatttttttaacccagttgtacttttggccttcatcaCATCCCCTGGCAAAAGTCCCACTGGGTGACGGTGTGTGGTGTGAAgcagtgcttccttttgttttaaacctgctgcctatgtatttcatcaggtgacccctggctcttgtgttatgtgaaggagtaaataacacttccctattcactttctacaTCATAACgtacatgattttatagacctctatcatatccccccttagtcacctcttttctcAGCTGTACACGTCCAGTCTTTTTGATcgctcctcctatggaagctggtCCAGACCCccgatcatttttaaaaaaaagaaaaagaggacttatggcaccttagagactaacaaatttatttgaccataagctttcgtgagctacagctcacttcatcggatgcatgaaatcggattcatttttgttgcccttctctgtaccttttccaattctaatgtatctttgtTGATATTCCTGTGTGAAATGAGGTTTGTTGTGTCCCTCAGCGTGGGTCTTTGTCACCTTGGCCCTGCGCAGGTGGAGAGGTGTTTGCAGCCTGTCCCTGCTGCGGATCCAGCTAGCACTGACTGTTCTTCCTCTGTTCTCGGCCCTTGGCTTTGTAAAATAATCAGAGCAAACTAGGCCCTGCTGGGCGACTTACTGCCCAGACCCATGTGCTGGGTATTTCTGGGAACGGGGCGGAGGCTCCTTCTTTCTTTGCAGCCCCATGTAAAAACTCTCTATTTCCTTCTCTttgccaaagagagagagagagagagaaacctgttGAGCAGCGCTCTGCCCAGGCCAGCTCCTTGGgacccactccctgccctggagTGCAGCTCGCCAGTGTCCCTCTGGCAAAATGTTCTAAGAGAGGGAGCcagagtccggggggggggggggggggagcagaaaaACTCCACCCAGCAAGTTCTCTGCACTTGCCCCCAGGGCCAAGGCTCTGCCTTAGGAGACCTCAGCAGCTGaatggaggaggtggaggcgtCCCTCAGTCTGGGCCTTAATAGGAGCCTGGAAGGAGAGGAGTCCATCAGTTGGTGCTATAAATGGACAGACAGTGCCCCGTGCATCCCTGCCCGGCCTAGGCCGAGTCTCTGACCCTCCTTCCCATGCAGGTATGTTGGCGAACCAGAGAACTCTACTGAACAGTGCTGCTGAGGAGACTGTCTTCTCCCCGTCACCATGTCCCCTGAGATCGTTGCAGGGGATCCTAGCGGCGCCCTGACAGACCCAGCTGAGCCTGGAGCGTGTTACACACTGGCCTGAATCCCCAAGAAAGCTGCTATGGCAGCGCGGGACCGAGAGGCCCCCGAGCGATGCTGCTCCTACCACGCAATGCAGAGGAGGCTCCCTGTCCTCAGCTGGCTGCCCCAGTATTCTCTGCAGTGGCTGCAGCTCGATCTCATCGCTGGCGTGACCGTGGGCCTGACTGTCGTGCCGCAAGCGCTGGCCTATGCCGAGGTGGCCGGCCTGCCAGTTCAGGTGGGTTGCTTGATTCTAGAGCCGGAGGGTTGTGCCAGGGGTGGGTGGAAGCAGCTGTTGCAAGTTCCTTTGCAGAGTCACCTCGAGGCAACCAATAAGTATTGTTTCCCCTCCTCTTTTCACAAAGGGACCCCAATGCCTCAGTGCTGCGGACACTGAGAAGTACATCCCTTGGGCTGTCCCTGGCATAGGCGTGTGCTGATCTGATTAATGCAGGCTCCTCACCTGGCCGTACATACAGCCAAGCTTAGAACTCGCTCATTCCATGTGCGAGTAAGTCTACAGTGTCCTCTTTATAGCACCTGCCCCCAATGCCACTACGGGCTGGATGTTCCCCAGCTGCAGTAGCTAAATGTCCCGTGGTACCGGAGGAGTCTCCCCGTCACAGCACAGAGGATATTGTAAATACTGCCACACAGTAAACCTCAGTGTTTTAATGGTAGCCACTGCAAAAATGCAGAGTTTTGAGCATTATAAAGGGGGCACTGTTCACCGTGAGGGCGATTACAGTGGAGGGAGGTGCTCGCATATCCTGGCAGAACGCTGAAGATTGtaacagcaggggggctgggtgggtgttAGCAAGGCAGTAACACATGGCAAGGTGAGTGGCAGGGCACACTGGGGGGCTGAAGGCAGGCAGCCTCCTGGGAGTGGCCATGTTCCTCTTTCAGAAAGTGTGTGTACAGATATCGGGGTGACAAACATGTGACAGGCATTTCTTCCAAAGATTGCCCAATACATTCCCCTGGGATGCTTCCCTGGCCAGACCCTTTGCTAATCAATCACAGCCATCCTTTCAGAATGCCCAGGTCCTGGCATGGTCAGAGCAGGTTCCCAGGTCACTGTGATTCTGGCGCTGAAGGCTCTGTTTGTTCCTGTGCAGTACGGTCTCTATTCCTCCTTCATGGGCTGCTTTGTCTACTGCCTTCTGGGGACCTCAAAAGATGTGACGCTGGGTCCAACGGCCATTATGTCGCTGCTGGTCTCTTCCTATGCGTTCCATGACCCTGCCTATGCCATCCTGCTGACCTTCCTATCAGGCTGTATCCAGCTAGCCATGGGTCTCCTGCACCTCGGTGAGATGCTGCGGCCATGTTAGGCCTTGTTTTTGTATGACGCTTCTCATTCTAGCAACTTGTCCCTGCAAGAAATGTCTCTGCTGTTGTCCAGCTCTGATTTGTAAAGCCTTGCactctgcatgtgtgtgcatgctgcaGTCTGTACCTAGGAGAGCAGCTTCCTTACAGTAATTTCCATCCTTTGCAGGTTTCTTACTGGACTTTGTTTCCTGCCCCGTCATTAAAGGGTTTACCTCGGCCGCTTCGGTCACCATTAGCTTCAACCAGGTCAAGGTAGGACCTTCTCCTCCCTGTGGCTTCTCTATTTCTTTAGTTTAACTTGCCCAGTGGCCTAatgcagccttgcaaaattgtcaTAAAAATTCGCCGGCCCAGCTGCACATTCTGTTTAGCTCGGCGCAGTGATATCAGTGGAAACATGAAGGATACTTCACTGGCCcctcaaacaaacaagcaaacaggGTTGTGCCAGATGAGCGTGCTAGAAGGATTTTGCAAGGTTGGTGTGATGGGGTGAGTGCCCTGCACTGCCATGCTGGTGACCCATAGTGGGttcctcgctccctccctccctcccagagctgagatcgtgctcagtgctggggcaagtGGAGGTGATGTTCTGCCCATTGGCTGGGCGACCTGGTCATTACGCTGTGTGGACTAAGCTTTGTTTGCTTCCCTTGTCAATACACTGTCCTTCTCTTGGCTGATGCGGGGGTTATGGGGGTGCTGCGGAGACAATCAGTATCCTCTGACCGCTGTGCTGGGTGATTTTTCTCTacggggagggatgtggggggctgggaTTGGCTGTGAGGTTTGACTGGTCCATGGCTTGGCCAATCCCCTTCATTCCTTGTGGTGATTTTAGGTATTGCCACATTTCCTTTGTGGTTGACTGTAATCAGAATGGGATGTGGGTCAGCATATGCTTTGCAAGGCGCCAAACAACAGAAATCATCAGCTAATCTCTTATGGTTTTATCAAGTGCTCTTTCTGGGAGGAACCTCTGAGTTCTTTTAGCCACATTCACTGTCAGCCTCTGGTGACATGTGAACTCGAGAGGAGGCAGCTGGACAGTCGTGGGTCAAGGAAAGCACCCCAGTTTGAATACCATGTTTGGGAGAGCCTGTCTGCTTGCATGGGAAGCAGGACTCTgtctccatggggcaggggctgcctcaGCACCAGACATCTGGGAGAATGGGAACTGTCTCCCCACTGAGCTGCCAAAGTttcctaggggtgggggaaggatctGGAGAAAATTCCTTGGCCAGAGGTTTGCACACTGCTACGTGGTCTGGTCCCTGATGAAAGCTTCCAGGTAGCAGACACAAAAGACACTGCATGGGCCAGcgccatggggaggggaagggaagggtccaATCCCATGCGGCCTTGGTCTGTCATTGGGGGTACCTGTCAGGTGCATTTGGGAGCTGGGGCTGTACTGGTCTTTCATGGGgcctttgtttgtttgcacaGAACATCCTGGGGCTGCACAACATTCCACGACAGTTCTTCCTGCAGGTGTATCACACCTTCCAAAGAATCGGGGAGACCAGGTCAGCAGACATCTCTGTGCTCTTCCTTGATCGTTCCTTCCACCAGTATCCTGGCGTGGCTggtgtggaggtggggggaacgcagggctgggaaaggcacCGTGAGTATAAGGTGCAGCTGCCTGCTGCATCCTCTGTCAGGTCACACCGGGCACAAGCAGACTCTGCCCAGTGCCCTGTGCCAGCATGAAGCGACACTCCATGCCCTCCATCATGTTGGATTGGTTTGGGGCGTGAGGATGCATGGGGTCAGCCTGACAGTTCGTGGCCTCTCCCGttgccggggtgggggaggatggagCGGAAAATGGAGCTATGAATTGTCTCCCCGCCCAGTCCCATTGGTAGAGCAGGGCACTGAGCCCGTCGGCGAGTTGCCAGCACCAAGCAGGTACTTGCATGGCTCCCAGTTCAAGCCAGCCCTGGGACGGTCTGTGCCTCACACTGCCCAGGCAGCCCAAGCTTGTGAGCTCAGTTGTCTCTGTGCCCCACCTTGCCCTGCCTCTGTTGGCTGCCCCTGTGGGGAGGAAATTACTGGGTGTAACGGGCACGTGCTACTCACTGCTCAGCAGCGCCCCCCTCGTGGCTCATctggggaattagctcaccaCTGTCTGCGCCCCATCCTGCAGTCGGCCAGCACCTTGACCCATTCACTCGCTCTGCAGTCCCCACCTTGCTAGTCAGGAGCCGTAGTGCCTCTCCTTTGTGGGTTAGCCCACCAGCCAGACCACCGTCCAGGGTCTCACCAGGGTCTCTCCCTATCCACTGTGCTGACTGCATCACTCCCACAGTGCTTTGTACAGGAACCCAGgcctcccctctgcaccaggttCCAATCTGGGGACCCTCGACCCAGCAGCTCAGGTCTGTTCTCTCAGGCctcactgccccttccctgggctgcttccttccCCCAGGATCAGGGAGCAGGACTGCAGGCTTCCTCACTGCAGCCCCCATCCCTGGCTGTAGAGCAGCCCCATTTGTTTCTGCCCATGTGAGCTTCATCCCCAATTAAGCCTCCTTGGGGCCTAgctcccctccaggtgcagccgaTGACTAATTGGCCTCTCTTGCTTCCGTTAACCTTCCAGGGCTCATGTGGGGTGAATGCCCCATCACACAAGGTTTGCCCTGTGACTCCACACCCCGGCACAGCCCTGTCTATCCTTGATCCATTTTGGGCGCTGAGGGCAGAGTACATGCCCTTTGCAGCAGTGGTGGTGAGGGGctgaaatggggggagggaatggtTGTCCCTGGCCAGTTCCGGTTGGAAGTGGATCCTGCTCCACTGATTCCTGTCGGGTTTCTGACCTGGGTccttctccctgttccctgaGAACTGATCTGATTGTGGCAGAGACGAATCTCCTCGCTCAgaactggagcctgggctgggctgggctgggcccttcCCACGAGAGAAAACCTTTTCAGTAGTGATTGCAGTATGTTGCAACATGTCCCGGATTTGGTCtgtttgcagggctggggatgcTCTCTTGGGGCTGGTCTGCCTGGCAGtgcttgtggggctcagggcgATGAAAGGCCACATCCCCAGGATCCATCGGGTGGAGCTGTTGTCCGTCAGGATCAGTCGTCTTATCATCTGGGCCACAGCAACAGGTTAGTTGActgccctgcccagctctgacttGCTCTTCCCCATGGCAGCACCCGTAAGGTCCCGGAGTTGTGCCAGGGTCACAGGGTGATGAGGAGAAACgaggaagaggaagaaacagCACGTTGTGTGGCTGCAGCAAATGCCTGCTGGGAGAGTGCTCTGGCCcaggctggctgtggggggatgtGATGGCCTGGGGGGCCGTTCCCCACTAGGCCCAAATCTGGCCCATGCTGGCAGGGCCCACAAGTTGTTCCAATAGGACGGCTGCTCAGAGGCCCTTGTGTGAGATGGGTCTGTCCCCTGGAGAGGCAGCGGTCCAAATCACTGTCCTGACCGGCCTTGCCTGGCACCTTGTGGGCAGCCCCCACAGAAAGGGCCAGGACTGAGTGAAGACTGAACGCCCCTTGCTCAGTGGgtctctccagggcagggctgaggcctGCTGGTGGGAGGTTcattctgctgctgcccctgctcttaTGGACAGCAGGCGTCCACCTGGGCTGGAAAGAGTCCCCAGTGCATGTCCCTCCACTATGCCCGTCCCCACTGGGCTTGGAGCGATGCTTTCACCCTGGTAATTTCCTCTCTGATGTAGCTCGCAATGCACTTGTGGTCCTGTTTGCTGGCCTGGTCGCCTACTCCTTCCAGGGGATGGGCTCCCAGCCATTCACCCTCACTGGGGCGACGCCCCAGGGGCTCCCTCCTTTCCAGCTGCCGCCTTTCTCCAAGGCTGAAGCCAACAGCACTGTGCCCTTCAGCGAGATGGTGCAGGTGAGTGGTGGTGGGAGCAGACGGGATCATGCCAGGTTGGTGCTCTAATTCTGTACCGTACCTTTAAATGGCTGAGCAAGCTCGAGAGAGGTGGGATTCCAATGGGAATTGGGGGTTCTCCCCTTTGCCCCTTTCCCTCCAGTTGGGGAGCAGACAGGGCTGGATGCATGGAGCCTTGGGGTGACCTGCCCTCCAGCACGTATGTGCACAGGGCTAGTGGGGCGAGGGGTCCTGTCTACCCTCACCCAGCTGAgctgcatcatgggagatttCCTCTTGAGAATCGCACTTTCTGCTGCCCTCAGAGATGGGGGGACAGTGCAGAGGGCACCATCTCCTGCGTCTGCAGAGCTCTCTGCCATGATATTCATGCTGGcctcttccatcccctccccaggaCCTGGGAGCTGGACTGGCTGTGGTGCCGCTCATGGGCCTGATGGAGACCGTCGCTATTGCCAAGGCCTTCGGTATGGTGTCGGGTCTGCCGTGCTGTGTTTTGGGCTCCCACAGCCTTCGGTCCTCACGTGGGGAAGGGTCTGGAGTCAGCTGCCACCGGGCGGCAGTGGGGAAGGCCCCTGGGGTGGGACCTTCCACATGTCAAAGAAAAGCGCTGGGGGTGTAGGAAGGAAGTGCTTGGGGGCTGTCCCTTGGAGTGTAGGGTcagtggatggggcggggggatcACATGGAACATTCCCCCACAACTGGGCATTTCCCCCTGTAGTTTATTGCCCTGGTGAGGCAGCTCCTGGGTACCAGGATGCGGTAGGGAGGTTCCCCACGCCCCAAGGCAAGAGCTCAGTGTTGGTAAGGCCTGTTACTGCCCTCCAGGTGAGGGGAATGTGACCTGCAGGGTGAAGGTGGTGAAATGAGCCACTTCTCAGGGGTCCCGTGGAGCCTGTGACACACGTCATTCCCCTGCAAAGGCTGACTCGCCCCTCCATGCGCCCTGCTGTCCCCGCGCCTCCCCCCCCGGGTGCTGGCACCGGATTTGCGGGAAGCTCTGGGATGAAGGTGTGGGGAGTTCTGCCCAGTCACCACCTCCTTCTTTCAGCCTCGCAGAACAATTACAGAATCGACCCCAATCAGGAGCTGTTGGCGATGGGTAAGAGCTCAGCCAGGGGGGCGGGGGATTGCCAGGACATGGTGTAAGGGGTTGGGGGAccctctctccagcctggctggggcagggttggGAGTCCAGTCTCGGGACTGAACCTGCTGTGGACCCTTGTCTGCTAATTGGAAGGGGCCTTGGTGGTGGCTGCCCCTCACCGAGCTGGAACTGATGGGATGGAGGgcccactctgccccccaccccaggcagcatCTGGACTCCCCTCCTGACTGCACAGTTCACAACATCccgtctctccccccacaacagGCCTCACTAACCTCCTGGGCTCCTTCGTCTCCTCCTACCCCGTCACCGGCAGCTTTGGGCGGTGAGTAGCACCACTGAGGCTGGCAGCCAGTTTGGCGGGCCAGCCTTGTCAGGGCACGGGGGATCTTTGATAAGGGGCTGGGTTTGGATCCCAGCCAGTGGAGAGGGGCCCTTTTCCCTTTGCCCCATGTCAGTGGGCCATGTGTGCTGTAGCTTtgccctcactcctgcccctCATGCCCCCTGCCTGGACCCTCAGGGTTTGCTTTTGTTCCTACCTGGATGATGTATtagggtggggggaaaagggcCTTCCCCAGTGTACTGCATGCCCTGGGGAGGGGCTAGTCTCCGGACAGACAGGAGCTCAGAGTGGGGCCGGTCCCCAGTCCCCCCTCTTATGACACTGAGTCCATCCAGCAGCTCCCCCATCGCACTGGGGAGCTGGAAG
The window above is part of the Natator depressus isolate rNatDep1 chromosome 14, rNatDep2.hap1, whole genome shotgun sequence genome. Proteins encoded here:
- the SLC26A11 gene encoding sodium-independent sulfate anion transporter, with translation MAARDREAPERCCSYHAMQRRLPVLSWLPQYSLQWLQLDLIAGVTVGLTVVPQALAYAEVAGLPVQYGLYSSFMGCFVYCLLGTSKDVTLGPTAIMSLLVSSYAFHDPAYAILLTFLSGCIQLAMGLLHLGFLLDFVSCPVIKGFTSAASVTISFNQVKNILGLHNIPRQFFLQVYHTFQRIGETRAGDALLGLVCLAVLVGLRAMKGHIPRIHRVELLSVRISRLIIWATATARNALVVLFAGLVAYSFQGMGSQPFTLTGATPQGLPPFQLPPFSKAEANSTVPFSEMVQDLGAGLAVVPLMGLMETVAIAKAFASQNNYRIDPNQELLAMGLTNLLGSFVSSYPVTGSFGRTAVNAQTGVCTPAGGLITGTMVLLSLAYLTSLFYYIPKAALAAVIICAVAPMFDARIFRTLWRVKRLDLVPLCVTFLLCFWEVQYGIMAGMLVSGVLLLYTIARPRIKLSEQGVLLMQPASGLHFPAVESLRDAMHRWALAVSPPRCVILDCTHVSSMDYTVVMGLADLLQEFQKRGLTLTFFGLQGHVLQVLLSADLEGFQHFPSLEEAEKGHGAELDGRRRVLLHSTSENMLPASGLIQ